In Meleagris gallopavo isolate NT-WF06-2002-E0010 breed Aviagen turkey brand Nicholas breeding stock chromosome 3, Turkey_5.1, whole genome shotgun sequence, one DNA window encodes the following:
- the CHRAC1 gene encoding chromatin accessibility complex protein 1: protein MRGERPGPLRGGKMATRLSGGENRLVSLPLSRIRVIMKSSPEVSSINQDALFLTAKATELFVQYLASYSYKHGRGKEKNALTYSDLSHTAEECETFQFLADILPKKILASKYLKMLEKEKRDGELGKCDEEDDDEEEDDEAVDEAVGS, encoded by the exons ATGAGGGGTGAAAGGCCGGGGCCGCTGCGGGGGGGCAAAATGGCGACCAGGTTGAGCGGCGGAGAGAACCGGCTGGTGTCACTGCCGCTGTCGCGCATCCGCGTCATCATGAAGAGCTCGCCAGAGGTGTCCAGCATCAACCAGGACGCGCTTTTCCTCACCGCTAAGGCCACG GAGCTTTTCGTTCAGTATTTGGCGTCGTACTCCTACAAACACGGCAGAGGCAAGGAGAAGAACGCCCTCACGTACAGCGACCTGTCTCACACTGCAGAAGAGTGTGAAACCTTTCAGTTCCTTGCAG ATATCTTGCCAAAGAAAATCCTGGCTAGCAAATACCtaaaaatgcttgaaaaagAGAAGCGAGATGGAGAATTGGGGAAATGTGATGAAGAGGATGAtgatgaagaggaggatgaTGAAGCTGTGGATGAAGCTGTTGGATCTTAA